Part of the Oryzias melastigma strain HK-1 linkage group LG11, ASM292280v2, whole genome shotgun sequence genome, taggtgtggatgtgtgtgtgattgaggccctgcgacagactggcgacctgtccagggtgaaccccaccttcgcccatcagtagccgtgATAGcctccggcacccctgcgacctcgaaagggaaaaagcggccaagaagatggatggatgtttggcCGTTCCAAAGCCTGTTTAGTTTCCTATGATCAGAGTTGCATAGATGTGTTTCTTGTAGGAATATTATATCagcatttaaacttttaatacgTGTTAGAATTTGTGTGCGTTTAATTGCAGCGTTTAGCCTACCAGTGTTTAGATAAATCATCCTCACCGCCTGTTCACCAGCAGTGATCCCTCTGGTTATATGTTGAGTCAGTGTCCAGCAGTGGATTAATCACATCGGTCTTCAAGGGTAAATagcaaataatcaaaaaaagtccaaaaaaaaaaaacaacaaagtagaAAAACTATGTAAAAACTATGCCTTCTATCGACTCTGGAAGGCTGATTATTCTTATGTTATTTCTCCAACCGCGACTTTCCAGATTTATCGTTTAGCTGCTAGCTTAGCGTTGTTAGCGGCTAATGCTTTACATGTTTCCTCCAGAGCTTGAATCTGTTGGGCTTGAAGTTCGGCGTGTGTTTGGAATGAGTCAATTCACTGACCGTACTCTGTGATCTGAATTGTGTCAAGCCTTGATTCCAGGGTGGCGAAGGAGGTTTTTTGAAATCCGCCACAATGCTAGCTAGTATTTTGCCATCTTCATTCGGACAAGTTGTCGTGTCTTTGTCTGAACCTGTCATCATCagctcttttttcttctttggtaTTCGTCAAAAATGATTATGACTCAAATATGAGCTCTTCCAGACTTAGTGATTTTGGGTTTTAATGAATAGTctgacttttaaaaagttttgctgTGGAGGACTGAGATTGTGCTGAATTCACATGCTCGCCCAAAACGGAAGtctgctacttcctgtttgtttgcagTTCAGAGCTGACTGCTTTCATCAAGAAACAGTCGGTGAAGTCTGATCAGTTAGTAGTTCTCTAAAGATGtcgacaaaaactgaagctgcagcagatttaagAGTGAAATTTATCAGAAATCTTCATCAAGATGGAAGAGAACAAAGTGAGTTGGAGATGTTAGAACAAGAAGATCATCTCTATGAAAATGGATTACGACAAACTGGTGAGAAGAAAAACTAAGCTggatatttttcattattttatcagtcattcctccaaaatatatatatatgcaaaacagaaacattcagaaatTAAGTTAATGAAAACTAtgcattttccatttttctaggaacaaaattgcatttctgtttatgccAAAAATTGTGGCATGAATTAANNNNNNNNNNNNNNNNNNNNNNNNNNNNNNNNNNNNNNNNNNNACCGAAGAATATTCAAGTCGAGAGAAGAAACTGTTTCAGATTGTTCAGGTTGTCTCTGGGAGTTTTCTATTCTCTGATTCTGGCTGGACTCATGACACGTCGTAAGGATTTTCATTTTAACTCATCATTAcatgtaataatattttttatttgtcatttaagTAACTTtatctattaatttttttattattttgtttttgtcagttttatttgatatacacagtaaaaaaaagtaattctatTCTTAACATGAACGTACAAAATACCTTCCCCTGATTCATATCAAATGATTCTGTGTTCCAGATCTTCTCGTGTCttttgaaaacaacaacatgaaaaacagtttgaatcAGTTGCAGACTGAACTTTCAggtaaaaatcatctaaaaatgtatttggtttAATTCGTTTGTTCTTTACCTATTTAAACATGACCGtaaaaaaacgataaaaaatcagcaaaatattaaattatttattttcattgagtGTAAAGTTATCCAAAATAACTCTTTGTTCAGacaacaattttaattaaactaaatttaaaaatgcaaaaagacaaaaaagttttgTCATCTTTTAATAACCAAGAACTGATGTTGTTTTTAAGTCATGACGGTCAACAACAGTCGTCTGCAGGAGGAAACAAACaagctgaaaattaaaaatgaaggtgagaaaagatcaagaaacacaaaaacacaactgtgCAGCAATCAGTTCTTTTGTGCTAAGCCACATGCGCACTGAGCGTTAGCCACGAGCGCACAGAGCGTTAGCCACACACGCACCGGGCACCACCCACGCACGGAGCGCTAGTCACGTACACACGAAGTGCTAGTCACGCACAGAGCGTTAGCCACACACGCACCGGGCACCACCCACGCACGGAGCGCTAGTCACGTACGCACGGAGCACTAGTCAAGCACTCACGGAGCGCTAGTCACGTACAGAGTGCTAGCCACACAAGCACACACGGAGCGTtagtcacacacaaacacacactgggcACTCACAGAGCGCTAGCCACGCACACAGAGAGTGCTAGTCACACAAGCGCACACAAAGCAttagccacacacacacaccgcacTCATGGAGCGCTAGCCTCGCACACACGGAGTGCTAGTCACGCACAGAGCTCTTGCCACGCACGCACAGAGCGCTAGTCAGGCATGCAAAGAGCGCTAGTCACTCGCGAATGGAGCGCTAGCCATGCACGACCAAAATGCTAGTCACGCACAAATGGCACGCTAGCCACGCAATACACAGAGCGCTACTCAGGCATGCAATTGCACTAGCCACACACGCACGGAACATTAGCCACTCCAAACAAACGCTGACCCCTTCCACAAAATTAGCCTTACAcaaaacatccagaaaaaaaaacattgaagtctcactctgacagaaataaattacaaaaaacagaattcaaacGAAAAATATAAACCAAAAACGACCACAGCCGAAACATGtctgaatacacaattgcaagtacacaaagttttgcacaaaatgttttgtatgagTTGCAAATCTAGAATTACACACACTAATCAGAGTGAGAATAATTTCTTtccaaaaatacacatttattttcacctttgtgaatgtgatggaaaaagcaaaaatgtttgctaCTATTTTAATAACTAAAAGTGTATATTTTTAAGCCATGAGTTTTGACAACAGTCGTCTGCAGCACGAGGTGATGAAGATCAAGACGGAAGGTGAGAAAAGATcagaaagaacagaaaatatCAGAGTTGTGGAGCAATGAAGTCTCTCTGTTTAGTTCTCATTTATGATTAAATGTTGTTGttcatctctttgtttttatgtttgtcaaagtttaagttaaaaacataaattaagcGTAAATGTGAAACCAGAGAGCAGGACAGCTGTTTGCTGACCTTAACCTTTGGGGGTTAATTATAcgatttaatataaaattatataattaattaaattattttaattagttaattaaaatgaaattttatcAACATTTGTTTGATATCAAGATAAAAAGTGTCCTAAAGGATGGGCGAGATTTGGATCCAGCTGCTACTACAAATCTGCTTTCATTGCATCTTGGGACAAAAGCAGGATCATCTGTCAGAATCAAGGATCTGATCTGATGATCATAAACAGCAAAGTGGAACAGGTTTGTGCTTCAGTCCTATAACTTcatcatatttcataaaaagatTTTGAGTCATTTTGTACCAATATTTCACCTCTACAGTGGTACTTTTAATCTCTCataattttccaaatattttagtTGTTGCTGGGAAAACAATATCAgagtcattaaaaataaataaaaaaaacaaaaggaattagaagatgtttttacatttcagacattttggcccaaaaaattattaaatgcaaaataaatttactttaattacaaacaataatttaataatttttacataattcTTCCAAATAGTGTTTCATCACCGACCTGAATGAGAACGGAGAATCCTGGATTGGTCTGGAAGTTGGATGGTCGTCACAGAAGAACAAATATGGTTGGATATGGTTGGATGGATCACCACTAACAGAATCgtgagtctgtttttttttttattttttttttttttgacaatgtaaatgaaataattcTCTACTGAGCATGTGCAGGAAATAGTTGAGAGAAAAGAATTTCTGTAgttgaagaaaaagtttaataaaaggaaaccatattaaataaatttaaaataaaaacgtttgcagaaaaatgcagaaacgCGTCTGAGTAAAATTAAAGGACAACATTTTCTAATCGTAATATGGACGTATTTCAGCAAAGCTGAAGCTTTTATCTcatgaatgtgttttatttttacacagatTCCAGAAAACAGAGAATTTACAAGATCCAACCGATTACTTCACTGGAGTGTATTTAAAAGCTGAAGGGAAATGGAAAAGTCTGCATAAAACTCATGAGAAAACCTTCATCTGTGAGAAGATAGTGTAGCTTTCTTGTCATGTCAATAAATGGAAAAGAGGGTCCAACTGACTTGTTAAAacgtttattaatttattttttagtagcTGTGGCTTTTCAACTTTACATTTCAgttgattttacagttttcatgAGCAGATGAGGTTACAGTCCAGCCTGTTTGGAGTTCCTTTCCTTTGTAGTTcttaagcaaaaaaatctttttttttttcatgaaaaatatgctcttaaataaaatgtaaaaaacactttGCACTCCCCTTCTTTTGACCGGTCTCAGCAGGTTTCAGACTAACAGTAAATGTCATGTAAACATGAAGACATTGTGGTTTTCCTCCTTTGAagctgcagcaaaaacacatttatgaccAAATTGGTTTAAACCTTCCTGCTTTAAGCTGCTACAACACTGCagaaaattgtgtattttggggagatttaagttttttttaaggtttttttttcttgctctgttttttttttccatttgtcaaaccacaaaccacaaaaaaaaaattagtttccTTAATTCTGACACTTTCTCAAGCTGTAGCtgcaaagtgtatttttctagtTGAATTTATTCTGAGTCTCTTTTCATCATCAGTGCATGAAAGAGTGAATGACGTGAGTGTGGTTTGTTCTgctgctacttcctgtttgtttttttctttctatctgaTCGGTTGGTTTTGATCTCTAAAGATGTCGTCAGaaactgaagctgcagcagatttgagAGTCAAATTTATCAGAAATCTTCATCAAGATGAAAGAGAACAAAGCATGTGGCtggaaatgccaaaatagtcttaaaagcTTGCAAAATGCcaacatttaaagctttaaaaacgtaactttttaacataaatatgaaaaataaaaagtcaggaaaattattccagaataaatccaccttaaataactttcaatattttacactacataaaaatagattttttaaagttataaaagatagaaataagcgcaagatgaCATCGGGATGCATCGGGACTTGATctagattttagcatttttgggaAAAGAATCTGACTGTATTGTATTGCCAAAAAGTTTGTTGAATCCTTTACATATGTATTTCTGGAACATGTATTGAGATGTGTATCGAATCGTGTGAGAGAGAAAGGAAGGctggaagccggagtccccggagaaaatcacacagaaaagtccccaTTGATGATTCTTTTTCAGGTCTCCTCGCCAGGACTTGAACCAGAGGCCTTCTTGCTgggaggcaagagcgctaaccactccACCACCATTCAGTGATGTGTCGGTGACTGAAGAAAAACTAATGGATAGAAATCAAAGCTTGAATTAAAGGAGTTTCCAATCCATGGTCCTCAAAGACcctttaagaaaaacataaatatgatgCTTTACATAAGTAACTAAATTTGTATATTCCACTCTGACCTTTAAGACCCTCATAGCAGAACAGTTACATGTGCCGTTTACACAGAAAGATCAAACACTTAAGTCATCTAATGGTTAAAAGTTGTGGTTTCAGAACTTCTTTCAGTCTTTTAACCGTAAGTTGCACTAAGCGCTCGAATAGAAAGCAGGTCAAACCATTAATCTGTTCTCTTGTGCACACATGCTGCTGCTACAAGTGTTACTTTCACCTGTTTATCTAAtgcaacaaaactttaaatcaaCTTTCATCTAAGTGCAAAAATCATTTTCTCATAAATCTGAACATTCAAAGGCAAAGCTTCAAACTAATTTAAACATTAGAACAGATGAGAAGGAAATCGAAGAATACATTTTTGGTCACAGAAAGCAGAGACCACACCGTAAGCTATTTCCGTGAAGCTGTCACTTCCTTCAACTGTTTTCTTTCAAGGTTTCAGTCTTTGCAGAATGTCGGCAGAACAAGACGGATCAGACTTTAAGGAGAGAGAAGTGGCCATCTATATGAATTCAGATGATGTGGGAGTTTACTATTCTTTACACCAAACAGGTAAGAAAATGTACGGCACCTGGAAAGTTCAGGGTGGaatatttttgtctgttaatgCATGTCGAAAACTCAAGTTTATGATTCTTCTGAAGAACCACAGACTCCGAGCCGTTCTGCAGTCCAGAACGAATCGAAGACTCTGTTGCGTCTGAAAGTGCTGTGTGTTCTGATGGCAGCTGGGATCCTCATCGTCTCCATATGCTGTAAGATGAAACACGACACCTCAACGAAATAACTAAACTCATGTTTCTAAAGCAGAGGTCATTTCTCTAGGAGTCTGTAATGAAACACAAAAGTGAAAGCAAACAGTGGGGTCTTTTTACAAACTCTCAGCCACCAAGACCAAGTAGGCCCACACGGTCTTAAAAtacccaaatgggtttgtctaaagtttccatggtgaccccATCTGTTTTTGCCCTCATTGGtctaagtgggcactcagtgggcggggctctcTACACTAGCCAGTCACCTGGTGGACAGCTTAGCAAGCGCAGCTGCCAAGGGTCCAGCAGAGCAACCCAGGTCGTCGTCCACAGGCGAGGCCACCACGAAAACTGaggacaaacccattcgggaCCACCTCTTCTTCCCACTTTTAAGTCTTACCATGACTGAAAAGTTTAAGAATATTCGTGGAATAACGTATTTCTCCTGATTCATATCTAAGTGACTCTGTGTTCCAGGTCTTCTTGTGTCTTtggaaaacatcaaaataaagaacAGCTACAATCAACTGCAGACTAAACTTTCAGGTGAGAAtgacttaaatatttaatcaaactatttgtcaaaaaaaataagcttGGGTTActtcttgatttatttaaagatgaaacTTTGATTTCAACTGAGCATGAAGTGATTCAGTCAGAACAGAGTACCACTTGGGGTTTAATGTTTTGCAAATCAAGGTCATGGTAGATGTCAGATGTCAGATTTTAGCAGCAAAAAGACCTCAGTTTATCGGACAAAGTACTAAATCCTGTACAGGAAGTACCTTCGGTTTGAGgctaaacaaattaaaaaggaagATAATGAAACAAACACTGTTATACGAGATAAACAACAACGAAAATAAAGGTAAGAAAAGctcaagaaacaaaaacacaactgtgCAACATTAAAATGGaagtatattttctgttttcatcttaAACGTATTACccagttctttgtttttattttgttaaaaatatacattagaaacaaatatttacagataaaatataaattaaggAAGGAATAatcatcaaatttaaataaaaaactgaagatttaaAGGTTTACTGacatgaaactttattttttttttaatactttgttGATCTCAAGATAAAAAGTGTCCTGACAGATGGATGAGATTTGGATCCAGCTGCTACTACAAATCTGCTTTCAttgcatcatgggaaaaaagCAGGATCATCTGTCAGAATCAAGGATCTGATCTGGTGATCATCAACAACAAAGTGGAACAGGTTTGTGCTTCAATCCTATAACTTTATCatatttcattcatattttttgaaacattttgtacTAATATTTTGCCTCTACAAGATAGAGGAACATAAAAGCAACTTAAAAGAAACGAGCAAACCGGACTAAAAGTGTCTGGAATGAAACAAAACCACCATGACCATCATGACATTTATAATTGAGACTTTTGggtctgtaaaatgttttaaatgtaaaatacatcTAGTTTAATCACAGTCATTGACTAAAGTCATATGTAAAAttctgactaaataaataaaccttttttccaAATAGTGTTTTATCACGAACCTGAATGAGAAAGGAGAATCCTGGATTGGTCTGGAAGTTGGATGGTCGTCACAGAAGAACAAATATGGTTGGAAATGGTTGGATGGATCACCACTAGCAGAATCGtgagtctgtttttctttacaatatCAATGAAATTATTCTCTATGACTGTGTTTAAAAGTAGAAACTACCCTATTATTTgatgaatgtgttttatttttacacagatTCCAGAAAACAGAGAATTTACAAGATCCAACTGATTATTTCCTTGGATTGTATTTAAATGCTGAAGGGAAATTGAAAAGTCTGCATAAAACTCATGAGAAAACCTTCATCTGTGAGAAATGAACTTAATCCCTTCGTTGTTGTTACAGGACTACAGTGACTGTTCTGGATCATAATCAATAAATGTCCTGATGATTTTTAGATGCtgaatattttctttactttaagaCATTGTTCTTGAGGtaatatttacagattttttttgtttatgttttattaaatcaatttcTAACAAAAGACTAAACTTCCTCATGTTTTCACTGTGTTCACAGATGAGTCggattatgggaaaaaaatggaaaaatatgaaaaaatatgaaaacatttgaattcatttttctgctttaaaaaaaaaatgttgcttttataatttgtgtaaaataaaactagaatgAGTTTAAtataagtgtttatttttatttgattacaaaataatttatggaaaaaaacagcagtgataatgtaatgtaaatttatcaaagataaatgtaaaaatggaaaagtaaagtgaaaataaaaatgttggatgaacattttaaaaaggagaGCTCTCTATAAGATGGAACCCTAaagaatgctgtttttttgcatttataaaatgtcatttttacttcaaaaagttttatttcaccCATTTTCTTATTGTAATCTGTAGACAGAAAGGAATTCTTACACaagtgaaaacatttcaaacagattttaagGATGAGAAAAGTTTAAATCTACAGATTTCTCCTTCATTNNNNNNNNNNNNNNNNNNNNNNNNNNNNNNNNNNNNNNNNagccaataaggagcttcaatgggaggttggttggaaaacatgtaggacaccggccctcgaggcctggatttgaatacccctgctttaCAGCTTTGGATGAGTTTTAGTTAGTTAGctcaaatggctttttaagcattaaaggttgcagacttaTGGAAGTGTGTTGCATTCAATAAAAACTACAGAAGCAAGAAGCTCCAAACAGGCTGGACAATAACCTCGTATGTTTATGAAAACTTGTATTAAGTATAGGAAGAACACCACAGGCGGGTGATATCGAGACAAGTACATCAATTAACCGTAAAATGATCACGTCTGTGACACACATTGTGTCTTTTCAACTTTTAGATGCTGGTAATCTTCTACTTTTCATGAGCGATTGAGGTTGGTGCCCAGCAgattagtagttttttttaattagtaaaaaaaaaacacaacaaattggAATTTTAAAAGATCTGTtgatttttgtatatatatatatgggctCCAAACATACAtactcctaaaaaaaattaaaatgttccacTTTCAGTGATGCAAAGTCTCTGCAGGTCAGACATGTCAAACAAACATGTCAGTTTGTGGTTTTCCTCCTTTAAAGCAGCAGCAAACACAGACCAGGCTGGTTTTCTGCCTTAAACTGCTTCAACACTGCAGACAAACAATTTTTGGAGGAGTTACTACAATGCAAACATAAGAGAAATAAAGTGCCTAAAATCATTTAATGACTgaaagttgttgttttaaaaactatttgtggtctttaaacaggaagtacaagTTCACATATGCTGCATCAAGTTTTAGCGGGTCACTTTTACCCGTTCAAAACTTACGGTCTATTGTTAAATCTGCAGGCAGATTTCAACTCGTGTTTTGGTCCACTGATGCTGTAAATAATGTGGTGTACTCTATGAAGGAACACTCTTTGGTGCTAAACCTTAGTTactttattatctttttttgttatttttttcactggTTGTCGTTGAAGgttgtttaaaactgaaaccctgcttttttttttttttttttttagtcaaaccACACGGCAACCAGATTTGTTTCCATCTTTATCAAGATGTAGctgcaaactttgtttttacgGATTTTTCAAACACTAAGTTAATTGTAGATTTACCCACGTTTTTAAATTCTTCCAATGATTCTAGTTGAATTTATTCTGAGTCTCTTTTCATCATCAGAGCATGAAAGAGTGAATGACGTGAGTGTAGTTTGTTCTGCTGCTACTTCCTGAATGTTTGCAGTTCAGAGCTGACTGCTTTCATCAGGAAACAGTCGGTGAAGTCTGATCAGTTAGTTTGATCTCTAAAGATGTCGACAGAAACTGAAGATTTGAGAGTGAAATTTAACAGAAATCTTCATCAAGATGGAAGAGAACAAAGTGAGGTGAAGATTTTAGAAGATGAAGATCAGATCTCTGATCATGGATTACAACAAACTGGTGAGAagaaaaacttccttttttagTAAATCGTGAACATTTAGAAATGTAGTTTATGAATAAACTTGTAATTTTCAAATAAGACTCTGTAGGAAATTCTCTTTTCAGGCCTTTCTAAAAACACACTGTTTATGGCAGAAATTGTGGCgttaataaaaacagtttttaaaagaattcaGGAAAGAAACGTGATCTGCTTTCATAGAAAAACCGAAGCAGAAGAATCTTCACGCCGAGAGAAGAAACTGTTCCAGAGTTCTCAAGCTGTTTCTGGGAGTTTTCGTTCTTCTGATTCTGGCTGGACTCATGACACGCTGTAAGGATTTCAGTTTTCACTCTAAATTACATCTAATACTCAATAtctgattgtatttttattgatatttaagtAACTTTATGTGTTGTGGTCTttcttggaggaaaaaaaatattaaaagtaattCTATTCATGAATGCATGAAATAACCAGTTTCATATCAAAGTGATTCTGTGTTCCAGATATTCTTGTGTCTTCGGAAAACgacatgaaaaacattttgaatcagATGCAGACTGAACTCTCAGGTAAGAATGGtgtaaaaaatgatttggttacatttgttttttcttatttattcaaacaaacaGTCTGTAACAATCAAAAAGCAGatgaatgtaaaattattttaatttatttaataaaaatttatcaaaataacatttaaaaaaggaccaaaaaacgttttataatgttttactaactaagaatttatgttttaagtCATGATAGTCGACATCAATCGTCTGCAGAATGAAGCAAAACAGCTGAAAGATGAACATGAAACAAACACAGTTTGTCTTTGTGATGAGAAAAGCATAAATACTGTTTTagtgacacatttttatgtttttttaagccatgAGAATAAGCATCAGACGTCTGCAGGATGATGTAAGGAAGCTAAAGGTCAAGACTGAAGGTGAGAAAAGATCaaatagaaacagaaaatgtcaaagttcTGCAGCTATAAAAGGAttctgtgcccccccccccaccacacacacacacatttataattGTTTATCTCTTTGTATGTTTGTCAAAGTTGAAGTTAGAAGCTTAAATTAGGTGTAAATGTGAGACACTGTGGTGATTGTGGCCCAGAGGGCAGAACATCTGTTTAGTGAAAGATTAGTTGCAGGTTTGATTTCCAGCCTCAACGGTGGGTATATGAGTTCTGATGGGTTTGtgaaacccccccccccaaaaaaaaaggtttgtgtctgaacaacaaataaaggaaataaattgagacaaaaataaaccataaaaaaaaaaaacaacacagtttaaaGGGTCTATACCAGGTCgcaacctttcacagtaaaagagccatttgggtgtGATGAAAACCTAGAGGGACCCACATAATCTTACTTATGGTGCAGCgctagggcggtcgactcctgatcggaagtgAGCGGgttgtgtcgaagtgtccttgagcaagacacctaactccgaattgcctctggtgggaggttggcgccagtgttcgccaccaccagtgtgtgaatgtgtgtgtgaatgggtctgtgaccgTGAACCGCTTTGGgtcttgaaggagggtagaaaacaggatctttttttctatttgttggATGTTAAGGTAAAATATGTCCTGCAGAATGGGTGGGATTTGGAATCAGCTGCTACTACAAAT contains:
- the LOC112162510 gene encoding CD209 antigen-like protein E; the encoded protein is MKNSLNQLQTELSVMTVNNSRLQEETNKLKIKNEAMSFDNSRLQHEVMKIKTEDKKCPKGWARFGSSCYYKSAFIASWDKSRIICQNQGSDLMIINSKVEQCFITDLNENGESWIGLEVGWSSQKNKYGWIWLDGSPLTESFQKTENLQDPTDYFTGVYLKAEGKWKSLHKTHEKTFICEKIV
- the LOC112162509 gene encoding CD209 antigen-like protein D; this encodes MSAEQDGSDFKEREVAIYMNSDDVGVYYSLHQTEPQTPSRSAVQNESKTLLRLKVLCVLMAAGILIVSICCLLVSLENIKIKNSYNQLQTKLSDKKCPDRWMRFGSSCYYKSAFIASWEKSRIICQNQGSDLVIINNKVEQCFITNLNEKGESWIGLEVGWSSQKNKYGWKWLDGSPLAESFQKTENLQDPTDYFLGLYLNAEGKLKSLHKTHEKTFICEK